A region of Emys orbicularis isolate rEmyOrb1 chromosome 20, rEmyOrb1.hap1, whole genome shotgun sequence DNA encodes the following proteins:
- the MSTO1 gene encoding protein misato homolog 1 isoform X2 codes for MTHQEDPPAKNLFLQDLSKLEGGMSSDGGFSPRALPLSKDVSQLPTQLHVSQKGHQLEGSVRVWSDYLRVRLHPRSIFMIHQYNDDGESSQLEAFGQGESLLHDPTYLEELEDRLHFYVEECDYLQGFQILCDLNNGFSGVGAKVTELLHDEYSGRGILTWGLTPVIHNVGVSWKDFYRLMNTVLGIVHLSSHSSLFCPLSLNGSLGLKPEAPVTLPYVHYDASLNYHSSAILATALDTLSAPYRLHSSQFSMVQLADSFNSSGRKVVAAGAAVPFPMAYGQSLPDALCSYQLAVPWTPLSSCGEQKDSCCFAQSVVLRGIGKENHIGNLPPGSQPKSALHVCETGEEVLGSYLHARCPGTFSTSYLIQGPCKVLPPYPQFFSALLNKQGFLLDKLPSCSTAVESIPVLTALQSSPALYSALYSLYKELHRVDVRRWASFFSAGIELYDFQEALHELRTLSQCYKTSSELDESEDEADSN; via the exons ATGACTCATCAAGAAGACCCTCCTGCAAAGAACCTTTTTCTACAGGACCTCAGCAAACTGGAG GGAGGCATGTCCTCTGATGGAGGCTTCAGTCCCAGAGCTCTTCCTCTCAGTAAAG ATGTATCTCAGCTCCCTACACAGTTGCATGTTTCCCAGAAGGGTCACCAGTTGGAAGGCAGTGTGCGGGTTTGGTCTGATTACCTCCGAGTGCGTCTGCATCCCAGAAGCATTTTCATGATACATCAGTACAACGATGATGG GGAGTCCAGTCAACTCGAAGCCTTTGGACAAGGTGAAAGCCTCCTGCATGACCCCACTTACCTAGAGGAGCTGGAAGATAGATTGCACTTCTACGTGGAAGAGTGTGATTATTTGCAG GGTTTTCAGATTCTGTGCGACTTGAACAATGGATTTTCTGGAGTTGGAGCTAAGGTGACAGAACTTCTCCACGATGAGTATTCAGGGAGAGGAATCCTGACATGGGGACTGACTCCAGTCATTCATAATGTTGGG GTGTCCTGGAAGGATTTTTACAGGCTGATGAACACAGTCCTGGGAATTGTCCATCTCTCCAGTCACAGCTCACTCTTTTGCCCACTATCACTCAATGGAAGTCTGGGACTCAAACCAGAAGCCCCCGTTACACTCCCATATGTACATTATGAT GCCTCTCTAAACTATCACAGCAGTGCAATCTTGGCAACAGCATTAGATACCCTCAGTGCTCCATACAGACTCCATTCCTCCCAGTTCTCCATGGTACAGCTTGCTGACTCATTTAACAGCTCTGGGAGAAAG GTTGTGGCTGCAGGAGCTGCTGTACCCTTTCCTATGGCATATGGTCAGTCTCTCCCAGATGCTTTGTGCAGCTACCAGCTTGCAGTGCCATGGACACCATTGTCTTCATGTGGGGAGCAAAaggacagctgctgttttgctcagtcTGTTGTGCTGAGAGGAATTGGCAAAGAAAATCATATTGG taatCTTCCTCCAGGGTCACAACCCAAGTCTGCCCTCCATGTTTGTGAAACTGGAGAGGAGGTTTTGGGAAGTTACTTACATGCTCGATGCCCAGGGACATTCAG CACCTCATATTTGATTCAGGGCCCATGTAAAGTGTTACCTCCATACCCCCAATTTTTCTCTGCTCTTCTAAACAAGCAAGGTTTCCTCCTGGACAAGCTTCCTAGCTGCTCAACAG CAGTTGAAAGCATTCCTGTCCTAACAGCACTACAATCATCACCTGCTCTGTACAGTGCTCTCTACAGTTTATATAAGGAGCTGCATCGAGTGGATGTACGGCGCTGGGCTAGCTTTTTCTCTGCAGGCATTGAACTTTATGATTTTCAGGAGGCCCTACATGAGCTAAGAACACTGTCACAATGCTATAAAACAAGCTCTGAGTTGGATGAATCTGAGGATGAAGCAGACTCCAACTAA
- the MSTO1 gene encoding protein misato homolog 1 isoform X1, protein MFEAGGIPRAALTLQLGSYAGFVGAHWWNLQDAALRCESEVHEQECKICPDVLYRAGQTLSRQETYTPRLILMDLKGSLNSLKQEGCLYGDTKIDTSVAWQGNLMTHQEDPPAKNLFLQDLSKLEGGMSSDGGFSPRALPLSKDVSQLPTQLHVSQKGHQLEGSVRVWSDYLRVRLHPRSIFMIHQYNDDGESSQLEAFGQGESLLHDPTYLEELEDRLHFYVEECDYLQGFQILCDLNNGFSGVGAKVTELLHDEYSGRGILTWGLTPVIHNVGVSWKDFYRLMNTVLGIVHLSSHSSLFCPLSLNGSLGLKPEAPVTLPYVHYDASLNYHSSAILATALDTLSAPYRLHSSQFSMVQLADSFNSSGRKVVAAGAAVPFPMAYGQSLPDALCSYQLAVPWTPLSSCGEQKDSCCFAQSVVLRGIGKENHIGNLPPGSQPKSALHVCETGEEVLGSYLHARCPGTFSTSYLIQGPCKVLPPYPQFFSALLNKQGFLLDKLPSCSTAVESIPVLTALQSSPALYSALYSLYKELHRVDVRRWASFFSAGIELYDFQEALHELRTLSQCYKTSSELDESEDEADSN, encoded by the exons ATGTTCGAGGCAGGTGGGATCCCGCGGGCGGCGCTGACGCTGCAGCTGGGCAGTTACGCGGGGTTCGTGGGCGCGCACTGGTGGAACCTGCAG GATGCTGCGTTGCGCTGCGAATCAGAGGTGCATGAGCAGGAGTGCAAGATCTGCCCCGATGTGCTGTACCGGGCTGGGCAGACCCTCAGTCGGCAGGAGACATACACACCTCGACTCATCCTTATGGACTTGAAAG GAAGCCTGAACTCTCTGAAACAAGAGGGATGTTTATATGGGGACACGAAAATAGACACCTCGGTAGCATG GCAGGGTAATCTGATGACTCATCAAGAAGACCCTCCTGCAAAGAACCTTTTTCTACAGGACCTCAGCAAACTGGAG GGAGGCATGTCCTCTGATGGAGGCTTCAGTCCCAGAGCTCTTCCTCTCAGTAAAG ATGTATCTCAGCTCCCTACACAGTTGCATGTTTCCCAGAAGGGTCACCAGTTGGAAGGCAGTGTGCGGGTTTGGTCTGATTACCTCCGAGTGCGTCTGCATCCCAGAAGCATTTTCATGATACATCAGTACAACGATGATGG GGAGTCCAGTCAACTCGAAGCCTTTGGACAAGGTGAAAGCCTCCTGCATGACCCCACTTACCTAGAGGAGCTGGAAGATAGATTGCACTTCTACGTGGAAGAGTGTGATTATTTGCAG GGTTTTCAGATTCTGTGCGACTTGAACAATGGATTTTCTGGAGTTGGAGCTAAGGTGACAGAACTTCTCCACGATGAGTATTCAGGGAGAGGAATCCTGACATGGGGACTGACTCCAGTCATTCATAATGTTGGG GTGTCCTGGAAGGATTTTTACAGGCTGATGAACACAGTCCTGGGAATTGTCCATCTCTCCAGTCACAGCTCACTCTTTTGCCCACTATCACTCAATGGAAGTCTGGGACTCAAACCAGAAGCCCCCGTTACACTCCCATATGTACATTATGAT GCCTCTCTAAACTATCACAGCAGTGCAATCTTGGCAACAGCATTAGATACCCTCAGTGCTCCATACAGACTCCATTCCTCCCAGTTCTCCATGGTACAGCTTGCTGACTCATTTAACAGCTCTGGGAGAAAG GTTGTGGCTGCAGGAGCTGCTGTACCCTTTCCTATGGCATATGGTCAGTCTCTCCCAGATGCTTTGTGCAGCTACCAGCTTGCAGTGCCATGGACACCATTGTCTTCATGTGGGGAGCAAAaggacagctgctgttttgctcagtcTGTTGTGCTGAGAGGAATTGGCAAAGAAAATCATATTGG taatCTTCCTCCAGGGTCACAACCCAAGTCTGCCCTCCATGTTTGTGAAACTGGAGAGGAGGTTTTGGGAAGTTACTTACATGCTCGATGCCCAGGGACATTCAG CACCTCATATTTGATTCAGGGCCCATGTAAAGTGTTACCTCCATACCCCCAATTTTTCTCTGCTCTTCTAAACAAGCAAGGTTTCCTCCTGGACAAGCTTCCTAGCTGCTCAACAG CAGTTGAAAGCATTCCTGTCCTAACAGCACTACAATCATCACCTGCTCTGTACAGTGCTCTCTACAGTTTATATAAGGAGCTGCATCGAGTGGATGTACGGCGCTGGGCTAGCTTTTTCTCTGCAGGCATTGAACTTTATGATTTTCAGGAGGCCCTACATGAGCTAAGAACACTGTCACAATGCTATAAAACAAGCTCTGAGTTGGATGAATCTGAGGATGAAGCAGACTCCAACTAA
- the MSTO1 gene encoding protein misato homolog 1 isoform X3 encodes MSSDGGFSPRALPLSKDVSQLPTQLHVSQKGHQLEGSVRVWSDYLRVRLHPRSIFMIHQYNDDGESSQLEAFGQGESLLHDPTYLEELEDRLHFYVEECDYLQGFQILCDLNNGFSGVGAKVTELLHDEYSGRGILTWGLTPVIHNVGVSWKDFYRLMNTVLGIVHLSSHSSLFCPLSLNGSLGLKPEAPVTLPYVHYDASLNYHSSAILATALDTLSAPYRLHSSQFSMVQLADSFNSSGRKVVAAGAAVPFPMAYGQSLPDALCSYQLAVPWTPLSSCGEQKDSCCFAQSVVLRGIGKENHIGNLPPGSQPKSALHVCETGEEVLGSYLHARCPGTFSTSYLIQGPCKVLPPYPQFFSALLNKQGFLLDKLPSCSTAVESIPVLTALQSSPALYSALYSLYKELHRVDVRRWASFFSAGIELYDFQEALHELRTLSQCYKTSSELDESEDEADSN; translated from the exons ATGTCCTCTGATGGAGGCTTCAGTCCCAGAGCTCTTCCTCTCAGTAAAG ATGTATCTCAGCTCCCTACACAGTTGCATGTTTCCCAGAAGGGTCACCAGTTGGAAGGCAGTGTGCGGGTTTGGTCTGATTACCTCCGAGTGCGTCTGCATCCCAGAAGCATTTTCATGATACATCAGTACAACGATGATGG GGAGTCCAGTCAACTCGAAGCCTTTGGACAAGGTGAAAGCCTCCTGCATGACCCCACTTACCTAGAGGAGCTGGAAGATAGATTGCACTTCTACGTGGAAGAGTGTGATTATTTGCAG GGTTTTCAGATTCTGTGCGACTTGAACAATGGATTTTCTGGAGTTGGAGCTAAGGTGACAGAACTTCTCCACGATGAGTATTCAGGGAGAGGAATCCTGACATGGGGACTGACTCCAGTCATTCATAATGTTGGG GTGTCCTGGAAGGATTTTTACAGGCTGATGAACACAGTCCTGGGAATTGTCCATCTCTCCAGTCACAGCTCACTCTTTTGCCCACTATCACTCAATGGAAGTCTGGGACTCAAACCAGAAGCCCCCGTTACACTCCCATATGTACATTATGAT GCCTCTCTAAACTATCACAGCAGTGCAATCTTGGCAACAGCATTAGATACCCTCAGTGCTCCATACAGACTCCATTCCTCCCAGTTCTCCATGGTACAGCTTGCTGACTCATTTAACAGCTCTGGGAGAAAG GTTGTGGCTGCAGGAGCTGCTGTACCCTTTCCTATGGCATATGGTCAGTCTCTCCCAGATGCTTTGTGCAGCTACCAGCTTGCAGTGCCATGGACACCATTGTCTTCATGTGGGGAGCAAAaggacagctgctgttttgctcagtcTGTTGTGCTGAGAGGAATTGGCAAAGAAAATCATATTGG taatCTTCCTCCAGGGTCACAACCCAAGTCTGCCCTCCATGTTTGTGAAACTGGAGAGGAGGTTTTGGGAAGTTACTTACATGCTCGATGCCCAGGGACATTCAG CACCTCATATTTGATTCAGGGCCCATGTAAAGTGTTACCTCCATACCCCCAATTTTTCTCTGCTCTTCTAAACAAGCAAGGTTTCCTCCTGGACAAGCTTCCTAGCTGCTCAACAG CAGTTGAAAGCATTCCTGTCCTAACAGCACTACAATCATCACCTGCTCTGTACAGTGCTCTCTACAGTTTATATAAGGAGCTGCATCGAGTGGATGTACGGCGCTGGGCTAGCTTTTTCTCTGCAGGCATTGAACTTTATGATTTTCAGGAGGCCCTACATGAGCTAAGAACACTGTCACAATGCTATAAAACAAGCTCTGAGTTGGATGAATCTGAGGATGAAGCAGACTCCAACTAA